The following are encoded together in the Nitrospirae bacterium YQR-1 genome:
- a CDS encoding GTP-binding protein — MAKAKFERTKPHVNVGTIGHVDHGKTTLTATITKVLAMKGQAKFTAYDQI, encoded by the coding sequence ATGGCAAAGGCTAAGTTTGAAAGGACAAAGCCGCATGTTAATGTGGGAACGATAGGGCACGTTGACCACGGCAAAACGACATTAACGGCGACTATAACCAAGGTGTTGGCAATGAAGGGTCAGGCCAAATTCACGGCCTATGATCAGATAGA
- the pheA gene encoding prephenate dehydratase — protein sequence MDNNLLKPLREKIDVIDERILELLNERAQIALEIAEIKKSHKLDFYNPKREQEILERLIKANKGIFPNDTLKIIFKEVFCATLSLEKPLTVAYFGPQATYTHLATMRYFSSSCSYLPTNSIKEVFEFVDTGKAVFGVVPIENSNEGAINYTLDMFIDYDLSVYAEILLAIHHHLLSTCNNRAEIKRIYSFPQATVQCRKWLEANMLGVPIFEAASTAQAASVAAEEEGAAAISSDLAAKIYNLNFIERNIENVKDNVTRFLVISKESQERSGHDKTLIMFSAKDQPGSLYDILTPFKKQKINLTRIESRPSKRRAWEYIFFAEFEGHIEDKKVKKTLVAVNKRSTFLKILGSYPQVDTIEK from the coding sequence ATGGATAACAATTTATTAAAACCTTTAAGAGAGAAAATAGATGTAATTGACGAGAGAATTCTGGAGCTTCTGAATGAAAGAGCACAGATTGCGCTTGAGATAGCCGAAATAAAGAAAAGCCATAAGCTTGATTTTTATAATCCCAAAAGGGAACAGGAGATACTGGAGAGGCTTATTAAGGCTAATAAGGGAATCTTTCCAAATGATACCCTGAAGATAATTTTTAAGGAAGTATTCTGTGCGACCCTGTCTCTGGAAAAACCCCTGACTGTAGCATATTTCGGGCCGCAGGCTACCTATACCCATCTGGCCACTATGAGATATTTTAGTTCATCATGCTCATACCTTCCCACAAACAGCATAAAGGAGGTCTTTGAATTTGTCGATACCGGGAAGGCCGTCTTTGGTGTTGTGCCGATAGAGAATTCCAATGAGGGCGCGATAAACTACACCCTTGACATGTTTATTGATTATGACCTCAGTGTATATGCTGAAATTCTCTTAGCCATACATCACCATCTGCTCTCTACCTGTAACAACAGGGCGGAGATAAAAAGAATTTACTCTTTCCCTCAGGCAACAGTGCAGTGCAGGAAGTGGCTTGAGGCAAACATGCTGGGTGTGCCGATATTTGAAGCCGCCTCCACGGCTCAGGCTGCCTCTGTCGCCGCTGAGGAGGAAGGAGCCGCCGCTATTAGCAGCGATCTTGCAGCTAAAATCTATAATTTAAACTTTATAGAAAGAAACATTGAAAATGTTAAAGACAACGTGACCAGATTTCTTGTGATTTCAAAAGAATCGCAGGAACGCTCCGGTCACGATAAAACCCTTATTATGTTTTCCGCAAAAGACCAGCCCGGCTCTCTGTATGATATTCTAACGCCATTTAAAAAACAAAAGATTAATCTGACAAGAATAGAGTCAAGGCCGTCTAAGAGGAGGGCGTGGGAGTATATATTTTTTGCCGAGTTTGAGGGACATATTGAAGATAAAAAAGTCAAAAAAACCCTCGTTGCCGTTAATAAACGAAGTACCTTTTTAAAGATTTTAGGGTCATATCCACAGGTTGACACCATTGAAAAATAA
- a CDS encoding tetratricopeptide repeat protein, translating into MIQNKQFNIIKYMLAAAEKTPLFAVLFLCLTTFIAYRGVLYNGFVSYDDYLCIIDNPLVNGGFTTRGVVAALTTQHAANWHPLSWFSHMADIEMFGFNAGGHHAVSLLFHIVNVCLLYALLMLITGRTWESLIVTTVFAVHPLTVEAVAWAAQRKTVLSTMFWLLCLISYVKYTRNASKWDKYLLALLFEILALMSKPQAVIIPVTMLILDFWPLQRFKDIGKLKKILSEKIPFFALAVLGSLSALWSQGIYGAVVSTQVLPLSVRIPNAVNSVFLYLGKLMYPVNLSCFYPYIAQSKAAISTIEGFVILAAIVIVVKLRNRFPYLLTGLLWFISTLLPVIGIIHVGYAAAADRYMYVPVIGVAIAVVWGLSDVAQKHSKAGLIIKPALVVIIPALLFMTQRQVSVWKDSVSLYTHSASAVKLNYVAYSNLGQVYLKGGELESALKNFTEAYKIMPDNPEINYNMWVTLNRLGRNSEAEKYYAASAPVWYKGDLRVFYKQFGTALLKDGKYEDAFNYLLKSLQADRNDVEALKLIAAALEHMGRYDEAIAALKKVVLLNPDYSEAGVKLKELNRKRGGTDR; encoded by the coding sequence ATGATACAAAATAAACAATTCAATATTATAAAATATATGTTAGCAGCCGCTGAAAAAACACCGCTTTTTGCCGTCCTGTTTTTATGTTTAACCACCTTTATTGCCTACCGTGGCGTGCTTTACAATGGCTTTGTCAGTTATGATGATTATCTTTGTATAATTGATAACCCTTTAGTAAACGGCGGGTTTACCACAAGGGGTGTGGTTGCCGCTCTGACTACCCAACATGCTGCAAACTGGCATCCGCTTTCGTGGTTTTCCCACATGGCGGATATTGAAATGTTTGGTTTTAATGCCGGTGGGCATCATGCTGTAAGCCTGTTATTTCACATAGTAAACGTATGCCTCCTGTATGCACTGTTGATGTTGATTACAGGGCGGACATGGGAAAGTCTGATTGTGACGACAGTTTTTGCTGTTCATCCCCTTACTGTGGAAGCGGTAGCGTGGGCAGCTCAGAGAAAAACCGTGCTATCCACTATGTTTTGGCTGCTTTGCCTTATTTCATATGTTAAATATACGAGGAATGCTTCAAAGTGGGATAAATATCTGTTAGCCCTGCTTTTTGAAATCCTTGCCTTGATGTCAAAACCGCAGGCGGTGATTATCCCTGTAACTATGTTGATACTGGATTTTTGGCCGCTTCAACGTTTTAAGGATATCGGCAAACTAAAAAAAATATTATCAGAGAAAATCCCTTTTTTTGCGCTTGCTGTTTTAGGAAGCCTCTCTGCTCTGTGGTCGCAGGGTATTTATGGTGCGGTGGTTTCAACTCAGGTTCTTCCACTTAGCGTTAGGATTCCAAATGCCGTTAACTCAGTGTTTTTATATCTGGGAAAACTAATGTATCCGGTGAATCTGTCTTGTTTCTATCCGTATATTGCTCAAAGCAAGGCGGCAATCTCAACTATTGAAGGGTTTGTTATTTTAGCGGCAATCGTAATAGTTGTAAAACTCAGAAACAGGTTTCCATATCTGCTAACAGGGCTGTTGTGGTTTATAAGCACACTTTTGCCGGTTATTGGGATTATCCATGTGGGTTATGCCGCAGCGGCCGACAGGTATATGTATGTACCGGTAATAGGTGTAGCGATAGCTGTGGTGTGGGGACTCTCTGATGTGGCCCAAAAGCACAGTAAAGCCGGTTTAATAATAAAACCGGCACTTGTGGTAATTATTCCGGCGCTTTTATTTATGACACAGCGGCAGGTATCGGTCTGGAAAGACTCAGTAAGTTTATATACTCATAGTGCTTCCGCTGTTAAACTTAATTATGTTGCTTACAGCAACCTTGGGCAGGTGTATCTGAAAGGTGGAGAGCTTGAGTCAGCACTTAAAAACTTCACGGAGGCTTACAAAATAATGCCGGATAATCCTGAGATAAACTACAACATGTGGGTTACACTAAACAGGCTTGGCCGGAATTCCGAGGCTGAAAAATATTATGCCGCCTCCGCCCCTGTATGGTATAAGGGTGATTTGCGGGTGTTTTATAAACAATTCGGGACTGCTTTGCTTAAAGACGGAAAGTATGAAGATGCGTTTAACTACCTCTTGAAATCTCTTCAGGCAGACAGAAACGATGTTGAAGCATTAAAACTAATCGCTGCCGCATTAGAACACATGGGCAGATATGATGAGGCCATAGCGGCATTAAAAAAAGTTGTCCTGCTCAATCCTGATTACTCTGAGGCCGGTGTGAAGCTAAAAGAACTTAATCGGAAGAGAGGCGGTACAGATAGGTAA
- a CDS encoding Tim44 domain-containing protein — MKKHFTILLIVLFLSTLVIEEAYARAGGGGRSSGGGSRSSASSSAGSRGSRTYSAPKTSQQNLNAVQAQRPSTNYTSPQAAAPQRSGFFGSTFGKALAGGLIGGAIGSLLFRSPGYGGGYGYGGGGGGYGGGFGGGIGLFDIILLLVVGYVIYRVVKSRRRNAYNTSSDTSYYSNSYEEQPQQDYLSEAETMDNVTGLADIKRFDPRFDEYHFTEAVSTFFFKLQDAWSKRNLEPVKHMMMPEIYVTFNSDVQNLKARGEINKIENISLKQVVITEAWQEKGKDYITVEISATLLDYTTDESGKLIDGDDRNPDRFTEYWTFARDTNTNEWKFSAIQQQ, encoded by the coding sequence ATGAAAAAACACTTTACAATATTATTGATAGTATTGTTTCTGAGCACATTGGTAATAGAAGAGGCATATGCCCGTGCCGGTGGCGGGGGCAGAAGCAGTGGAGGGGGCAGCCGAAGTTCAGCATCATCTTCAGCAGGCAGCCGCGGTTCAAGAACATATAGTGCACCAAAGACATCTCAACAAAATTTAAACGCTGTGCAGGCACAGAGACCATCAACTAATTATACTTCACCTCAGGCGGCGGCACCTCAGCGCAGTGGTTTCTTTGGCAGCACATTTGGAAAAGCACTGGCAGGTGGTCTTATTGGCGGCGCTATCGGCAGTTTACTGTTCCGTTCTCCGGGTTACGGCGGCGGCTATGGCTATGGCGGTGGTGGTGGTGGCTACGGCGGTGGATTTGGCGGTGGGATAGGGCTTTTTGATATCATACTTCTGCTGGTTGTCGGCTATGTAATCTACAGGGTGGTAAAATCACGGCGCCGCAACGCATACAACACTTCCTCAGACACAAGTTATTATTCCAACAGCTACGAGGAGCAGCCACAACAGGACTATCTGTCAGAGGCGGAAACTATGGACAATGTTACAGGACTTGCAGATATAAAACGATTTGACCCGCGTTTTGATGAGTACCATTTTACGGAAGCTGTTTCAACATTTTTCTTTAAATTACAGGATGCATGGTCAAAGCGCAACCTTGAACCCGTAAAACACATGATGATGCCTGAGATTTATGTAACTTTTAACTCCGATGTGCAAAACTTGAAAGCACGCGGAGAGATCAACAAAATCGAAAATATATCCCTTAAACAGGTGGTAATTACCGAGGCATGGCAGGAAAAGGGCAAAGATTATATAACTGTGGAAATATCTGCAACTCTGCTTGATTACACCACAGACGAATCCGGCAAACTAATTGACGGCGATGACAGAAATCCCGACAGATTTACTGAATACTGGACTTTTGCCAGAGATACCAACACCAATGAATGGAAATTCTCGGCTATTCAGCAACAATAG
- the aroF gene encoding 3-deoxy-7-phosphoheptulonate synthase, producing MDIIVLKQSASQESINNLIKKVEGKGLTVNISKGTERTVLGVIGDTSKFSDDEVNAIRAMHGVEDVMRIVKPYKLASRDFKKENTVIDVGGIKIGGGFIPVIAGPCAIESREILLSIAEKVKEAGASFIRGGAYKPRTSPYTFQGLGEEGLEILAEAREKTGMPIVTELMDPRDLDTMLKYTDIIQIGTRNMQNFRLLLEVGSCNRPVLLKRGLSATIKEWLMAAEYIMSRGNHNVILCERGIRTFETTTRNTLDLSCVPVLKQLTHLPVIVDPSHAVGRWDLVQPMSLASVAAGTDGLIIEVHTNPEEAFSDGEQSLKPEVFSALMKQLKPIAAAVGREI from the coding sequence ATGGATATTATAGTATTAAAACAAAGTGCATCACAGGAATCAATAAACAACTTGATAAAGAAAGTTGAAGGCAAGGGGCTGACGGTAAATATCTCAAAGGGTACTGAACGCACAGTCTTAGGGGTGATAGGGGATACCTCGAAGTTTTCGGATGATGAGGTTAACGCCATCAGGGCTATGCATGGTGTAGAGGATGTTATGCGCATAGTGAAACCCTACAAGCTTGCCAGCCGTGATTTCAAAAAGGAAAATACGGTAATAGATGTTGGCGGCATAAAAATCGGCGGCGGCTTCATACCGGTCATAGCCGGGCCGTGTGCCATAGAAAGCCGTGAAATTTTACTGTCTATAGCGGAAAAAGTAAAAGAGGCCGGAGCCTCTTTTATAAGAGGGGGAGCTTATAAGCCGCGCACGTCGCCCTATACGTTTCAGGGGCTTGGCGAGGAGGGGCTTGAGATTTTAGCCGAGGCAAGGGAAAAAACAGGTATGCCCATTGTAACTGAGCTTATGGACCCGCGTGATTTAGATACAATGCTGAAATACACTGATATAATTCAGATAGGAACCAGAAATATGCAGAACTTCCGTCTTCTTCTGGAGGTGGGCTCCTGCAACAGGCCGGTCTTACTCAAGCGCGGACTAAGCGCCACCATTAAGGAATGGCTTATGGCTGCCGAGTATATAATGTCACGTGGAAACCACAACGTGATACTGTGCGAAAGAGGGATAAGAACCTTTGAAACGACAACAAGAAACACGCTGGACCTAAGCTGTGTTCCGGTGCTTAAGCAGCTGACCCATCTTCCGGTTATTGTGGATCCCTCACATGCGGTAGGACGTTGGGACCTTGTGCAGCCTATGTCGCTGGCTTCCGTGGCGGCAGGGACGGATGGTCTTATCATTGAAGTTCATACTAATCCTGAAGAGGCGTTTTCAGATGGCGAGCAATCACTTAAGCCGGAGGTTTTCAGTGCCCTAATGAAACAGTTAAAGCCAATAGCGGCGGCTGTTGGAAGGGAAATATAA
- the hisC gene encoding histidinol-phosphate transaminase, whose translation MIRAPKHVTEINPYVPGKPIEELERELGIKNSIKLASNENPLGPSPMAVAELQMFIPSLNRYPDGGSYRLISALSNHLNVRPEELIVGHGSNELLDIAARTFMQPSDEAVMGHPSFVVYRNCTQKVNAVPVSVALTPDKRHDLRAMAAKITQKTKIVFIANPNNPTGTIVTRDEFDAFMENLRDDILVVVDEAYFEYVQDSRNADSMKHFRAGKTILILRTFSKIHGLAGLRIGYGIAAPEIINEMNKVREPFNTNTLAQAAAVAALADKAHVARSVTANEDGKQFLYNELSKMSVNFTKTETNFLYIDLKKDAKEVYKKMLQKGMIVRPMGESSLRVTIGLQVENEAFVRIFKEVM comes from the coding sequence TTGATTAGAGCACCTAAACATGTAACGGAGATAAACCCATATGTGCCGGGAAAGCCCATTGAGGAGCTGGAAAGGGAGCTCGGTATAAAAAATTCCATAAAGCTGGCTTCAAACGAAAATCCGTTGGGACCGTCTCCAATGGCGGTTGCTGAGTTACAGATGTTTATCCCTTCTCTGAACCGCTACCCAGACGGCGGAAGTTACCGTTTAATTTCCGCCCTGTCCAATCATTTAAATGTGCGCCCTGAGGAACTAATAGTCGGCCATGGCTCAAACGAACTGCTGGATATTGCGGCACGGACGTTTATGCAGCCCTCGGATGAGGCTGTGATGGGGCATCCGTCTTTTGTTGTGTATCGCAATTGCACGCAAAAAGTTAACGCAGTGCCGGTCTCCGTTGCCCTTACCCCGGATAAGCGTCATGACCTCAGAGCAATGGCTGCCAAAATTACCCAGAAAACGAAAATTGTTTTCATCGCTAACCCAAATAATCCCACCGGCACCATTGTGACAAGAGATGAGTTTGACGCCTTTATGGAAAACCTCAGAGACGATATTCTTGTGGTGGTTGATGAGGCATATTTTGAGTACGTGCAGGACAGCCGAAATGCTGATAGTATGAAACATTTCCGTGCCGGTAAGACCATTTTAATACTGAGAACTTTCTCAAAAATCCACGGACTGGCCGGACTAAGAATCGGCTATGGGATAGCCGCCCCTGAGATTATAAACGAGATGAATAAGGTGAGAGAGCCTTTTAATACCAACACATTGGCACAGGCTGCGGCGGTTGCCGCCCTTGCCGACAAAGCCCACGTTGCACGCTCAGTGACCGCCAACGAGGACGGCAAACAATTCCTTTATAATGAGTTATCGAAAATGAGCGTTAACTTCACTAAAACGGAAACCAATTTCTTATATATAGACTTAAAAAAAGATGCAAAAGAGGTATATAAAAAAATGCTGCAAAAAGGTATGATAGTACGTCCGATGGGGGAGAGCTCTTTAAGGGTGACAATAGGACTACAGGTGGAAAATGAGGCTTTCGTCAGAATTTTCAAGGAGGTTATGTAA
- a CDS encoding class I SAM-dependent methyltransferase — protein MDKLVKEYVTGFFDTTLSMFGDRPEALRWNKNGQTLHYESIASVLPETPASVLDYGCGKGDFYAFLKDREFKGHYAGFDINEKLIAFAKDKYPGVDFRVFDVEDEDLEESFDYVLLCGVFNLKVEGVDNTIKNVLKKLFFRTNKVLAYTGLSAYSSHKSYELNYTSPELLLSFALKELSPSVVVSHGRDVPQALSLFVYK, from the coding sequence ATGGATAAATTAGTTAAAGAATATGTAACAGGGTTTTTCGATACAACTCTCTCTATGTTTGGAGACCGCCCTGAGGCCCTTAGATGGAATAAAAACGGGCAAACTCTGCATTATGAAAGTATAGCCTCCGTGCTGCCGGAAACCCCCGCCTCTGTACTTGATTATGGCTGTGGTAAAGGTGATTTTTATGCTTTTTTGAAAGACAGAGAATTTAAGGGGCATTATGCGGGCTTTGATATAAACGAAAAGCTTATTGCATTTGCAAAAGATAAGTATCCGGGGGTGGACTTCAGAGTATTTGATGTTGAGGATGAGGACTTAGAAGAAAGTTTTGATTACGTACTGCTTTGTGGTGTGTTTAATCTCAAAGTCGAGGGAGTTGACAATACGATAAAAAATGTCCTGAAAAAACTTTTCTTCCGTACAAACAAGGTACTTGCCTATACAGGGCTCTCGGCATACTCAAGCCATAAGAGCTATGAGCTTAACTACACATCTCCTGAACTATTGCTTTCTTTTGCCCTGAAAGAGCTCTCTCCGTCTGTTGTGGTAAGCCACGGCAGAGATGTACCACAGGCGTTGAGTTTATTCGTTTACAAATAA
- a CDS encoding tetratricopeptide repeat protein: MNITCTQPRLFITIVYISTSMRKHLSNQTKQKDGVKGAGSLAERGLRGGTESFPLLPPSLLSHPFLSLILALVAVVLYLPVIRNDFISYDDINYVVENPAVKAGLTLNGIMWAMKSVYFANWHPATWILYMTEAQVFGVSPQGFHLVSLILHAVNGVLLFRVLCRLMKKAVPAFLGALLFVVHPINVESVAWVSQQKTLLSTTFWFFSLITYITYVEKQKVFTYIAVTVFFIIGLMAKPMLVTLPVTLLILDFYPLQRVGGVSLNEKLKVIYEKIPLFVISIAASVVTAVSQKQSGAIVAISSVSVSERLINAVTSYAGYIKKMLYPVNLSVFYPIMDTVNFLTAGTDIFMLIVITATAVVFIKRAPYVAAGFLWYVVTLLPVSQIVQIGGASLSDRYAYVPLIGLFATAAAFACKQVYTGKLKKYVVVVGLLIVVIALSYMSVKQLSYWRDSGTLFKHSTEVTTGNYVACNEYGMYLKDKGDIDGAVEMFRRGLSYAPGSRVLHFNMWDALLRKGDTDEAQKHLYIALSSGDSAENLSAIKDLGVKLLKQHNYALSAAYFSVVISLSPKDADGYNYLGLSYLGLKEYDKAKLVFQRGLKIYPDRSDFKFHMGLATKALTENDTK, from the coding sequence ATGAATATCACTTGCACACAACCCCGTCTTTTCATTACAATAGTATATATTTCTACCTCAATGAGAAAACATCTGAGTAATCAAACAAAACAAAAAGATGGGGTCAAGGGGGCAGGCTCCCTTGCAGAGAGGGGTTTAAGGGGAGGGACGGAGTCCTTCCCCTTACTTCCTCCTTCCCTCCTTTCCCATCCCTTCCTCTCCCTTATCCTTGCTCTTGTAGCGGTGGTTCTTTATTTACCGGTTATACGCAATGATTTTATCAGTTATGATGATATCAATTACGTGGTTGAAAATCCGGCGGTGAAGGCGGGGCTTACACTTAACGGGATTATGTGGGCTATGAAATCAGTGTATTTTGCAAACTGGCATCCTGCCACGTGGATTTTGTATATGACGGAAGCACAGGTGTTTGGAGTCAGCCCTCAGGGGTTTCACTTAGTCAGCCTTATTTTACATGCTGTTAACGGAGTACTGCTTTTTAGGGTTTTATGCCGGTTAATGAAAAAGGCGGTGCCGGCTTTTTTAGGCGCCCTGCTGTTTGTAGTTCATCCGATTAATGTGGAGTCTGTGGCGTGGGTGTCACAGCAGAAAACACTGCTTTCTACAACTTTTTGGTTTTTCTCGTTGATAACATACATTACTTATGTTGAAAAGCAAAAAGTATTTACATATATTGCTGTAACCGTTTTTTTTATCATCGGCCTTATGGCAAAACCGATGCTGGTGACTTTGCCGGTTACTCTGTTGATTTTGGATTTTTATCCGCTTCAAAGAGTTGGCGGGGTGTCGTTAAATGAAAAATTGAAAGTCATCTATGAAAAAATACCACTTTTTGTTATTTCAATAGCAGCCTCGGTTGTAACTGCAGTTTCACAGAAACAATCCGGTGCTATTGTTGCTATCTCCTCTGTGAGTGTTTCGGAGCGGCTTATCAACGCCGTTACATCTTATGCCGGATACATCAAGAAGATGCTATATCCGGTTAATCTCTCCGTGTTTTACCCTATAATGGATACGGTTAATTTTTTAACGGCAGGTACGGACATTTTTATGCTTATAGTGATTACCGCAACAGCGGTAGTGTTTATAAAAAGGGCGCCGTATGTGGCCGCAGGATTTCTATGGTATGTTGTCACTCTGCTGCCGGTTTCTCAGATTGTTCAGATTGGGGGGGCGTCGCTCTCTGACCGTTACGCTTATGTGCCCCTTATCGGATTGTTTGCCACAGCTGCTGCTTTTGCATGTAAGCAGGTTTACACGGGCAAGCTGAAAAAGTACGTTGTCGTTGTGGGTTTATTGATTGTGGTTATTGCCCTGTCTTATATGAGTGTTAAGCAACTGTCGTACTGGAGGGATTCAGGCACATTATTTAAGCACTCCACAGAGGTGACCACCGGTAATTATGTAGCCTGTAATGAGTACGGAATGTATTTGAAAGATAAGGGAGATATAGACGGCGCTGTTGAAATGTTCAGGCGTGGGCTTAGTTATGCCCCCGGAAGCAGAGTTCTTCACTTTAACATGTGGGACGCACTTTTAAGAAAAGGTGACACGGATGAGGCACAAAAGCACCTTTATATTGCTCTTTCCTCAGGAGACAGCGCTGAAAACCTCTCAGCCATTAAAGACCTTGGAGTTAAGCTCTTAAAGCAACACAATTACGCATTATCTGCTGCATATTTTTCAGTGGTGATTTCACTTAGCCCTAAAGACGCAGACGGCTATAACTATCTCGGGCTTTCATATCTTGGCCTTAAGGAATATGATAAAGCTAAGTTGGTTTTTCAGAGAGGGCTTAAAATTTATCCTGACCGCTCTGATTTTAAGTTTCATATGGGGCTTGCCACTAAAGCGCTTACTGAAAATGATACAAAATAA
- the mnmE gene encoding tRNA uridine-5-carboxymethylaminomethyl(34) synthesis GTPase MnmE, giving the protein MNSYDDTIAAVATPPGEGGVAIVRISGKDALTIADRMFKSKRGKLPSKMPAFTMSLGMVINPEDGSAVDEVLIAVMRAPQSYTVEDVAEFHCHGGYFTVRKTLEISLALGARLAEPGEFTLRAFLNGRIDLTRAEGILDIIKSKTAESSRIALEQLSGGLSGTISTIVSSLAQTCALIEAHIDFSDEDADLTETEGILNSINEITKQLERLSISYEAGRFFREGMSIAIVGRANVGKSSLLNALLEKDRAIVADTAGTTRDTIEEYLSIKGIPARIIDTAGIRESREYAELEGIKRSMEAIESADVVIAVFDGSTELTQGDYYIVEKTAGRNTLIAAINKSDLTAAFHEAVLTDSYGGEKNIPVLRISAQTSEGIGALKDMIFTIATGGPTEVKQGVAITNVRHKRAIDECLSFIEKAAGLLCSGMPLELSAIELRNALNSLGEITGGVTTDGILSLIFSKFCIGK; this is encoded by the coding sequence ATGAATTCTTATGATGATACGATAGCTGCTGTGGCAACACCGCCTGGTGAGGGAGGCGTGGCAATTGTGCGTATAAGCGGTAAAGATGCCCTTACGATAGCAGACCGGATGTTTAAGTCAAAAAGGGGCAAGCTGCCCTCAAAAATGCCTGCCTTTACGATGTCTCTGGGAATGGTCATCAATCCTGAGGACGGCAGTGCAGTGGATGAGGTGCTGATTGCTGTAATGCGGGCGCCTCAGAGCTATACCGTGGAGGATGTCGCAGAGTTTCACTGCCACGGAGGGTACTTTACGGTAAGAAAAACTCTTGAAATATCTCTCGCCCTTGGCGCCCGCCTTGCAGAGCCGGGGGAGTTTACACTGAGGGCTTTCTTAAACGGACGCATTGACCTGACCCGGGCCGAGGGTATCCTTGATATTATAAAATCAAAAACCGCCGAGAGTTCCCGCATTGCCCTGGAGCAACTCTCCGGCGGCCTCTCCGGTACAATTTCTACAATAGTGTCCTCTTTGGCCCAAACCTGCGCTTTAATTGAAGCCCACATTGATTTTTCCGATGAGGATGCCGACTTGACGGAAACCGAAGGGATACTCAACAGCATTAACGAAATAACAAAACAATTGGAGAGGCTCTCTATCTCATATGAAGCAGGGCGGTTTTTCCGTGAGGGCATGTCAATAGCTATTGTGGGAAGAGCAAATGTCGGTAAATCATCTCTGCTTAATGCACTGTTGGAAAAAGACAGGGCTATAGTAGCCGACACGGCAGGCACGACCCGTGATACTATAGAGGAGTACCTGAGTATAAAAGGAATTCCAGCAAGGATTATAGATACGGCGGGAATACGGGAAAGCCGTGAGTATGCCGAACTTGAGGGCATTAAACGCTCTATGGAAGCCATAGAGAGCGCAGACGTTGTCATTGCCGTATTTGACGGAAGCACAGAATTGACTCAGGGAGATTACTACATTGTAGAGAAGACAGCAGGCAGGAACACCCTTATAGCAGCAATAAATAAATCTGATCTTACGGCGGCTTTCCATGAAGCCGTATTGACTGACTCTTACGGTGGAGAGAAGAACATTCCGGTTTTACGCATATCCGCTCAAACCTCAGAGGGTATCGGTGCTCTTAAAGATATGATTTTTACTATCGCAACAGGAGGTCCTACGGAGGTAAAACAAGGGGTGGCCATAACAAATGTCAGACACAAGCGGGCTATAGATGAGTGCTTATCATTCATCGAAAAGGCTGCCGGGTTACTCTGTTCAGGCATGCCCCTTGAGCTAAGTGCTATAGAGCTTCGCAATGCCTTAAACTCTCTTGGTGAGATTACCGGAGGGGTGACAACCGACGGTATTTTAAGTTTGATATTCAGCAAATTTTGTATCGGTAAGTAG